One genomic window of Gavia stellata isolate bGavSte3 chromosome 7, bGavSte3.hap2, whole genome shotgun sequence includes the following:
- the LOC132317303 gene encoding inositol 1,4,5-trisphosphate receptor-interacting protein-like 1, whose translation MAVAIFLALIVQSLLQYPQMQWQFWAVAGVLVLLFGLCWWLRKGSRQPASSRKEGSSRKKAHNKEQAVKPSVALHVGRVLSSRLLDLPESFVMVEELVDELLRICRKLSRNTFMPQLKPAIGVGSALESWSPHKHDAVFCLLVPLKPPRGHTFHLELGTMEEMPARHASLRVELKCTCTREQLVEDMLCFLHHPEEELRRNQGASLLDTLCTGPYLDMEKTTLWFQILVKAAWVALPLSQHCRLTVLPSRRSGKLRLTNTDDITLLIEVMFGVQQDGSDTFLSIE comes from the exons aTGGCTGTCGCAATATTCCTCGCACTCATTGTGCAAAGCCTCCTCCAGTACCCGCAGATG cagtggcaatTCTGGGCCGTTGCTggagtcctggtcctgctctttgGGCTCTGCTGGTGGCTCAGGAAAGGGAGCcgtcagccagccagcagccgcAAGGAGGGCAGCTCCAGAAAGAAGGCACATAATAAGGAGCAGGCAGTAAAACCCAGTGTTGCACTGCATGTGGGCAGAGTTTTGTCCAGTCGCCTCCTGGACCTGCCAGAATCGTTCGTGatggtggaggagctggtggatgaaCTTCTCCGCATCTGCCGAAAGCTTTCCAGGAATACTTTCATGCCGCAACTGAAGCCAGCCATTGGGGTGGGCAGTGCCTTAGAAAGTTGGAGTCCTCATAAGCATGatgctgtcttctgcctgcttgTGCCCCTGAAGCCCCCCCGTGGGCACACCTTCCACCTGGAACTGGGCACCATGGAGGAGATGCCAGCGAGGCATGCCAGTCTCCGCGTGGAGCTCAAGTGCACCTGCACGAgggagcagctggtggaggacatgctgtgcttcctccaccaccccgaggaggagctgaggaggaaTCAGGGCGCCAGCCTCCTAGACACCCTCTGCACCGGCCCCTACCTAGACATGGAGAAAACCACCCTCTGGTTCCAGATATTGGTAAAAGCAGCCTGGGTGGCTTTGCCTCTGTCGCAACACTGCCGTCTAACAGTGCTACCTTCCAGGCGCTCAGGCAAGCTCCGGCTGACAAACACGGACGATATTACCCTCCTGATTGAGGTGATGTTTGGGGTGCAGCAAGATGGCTCAGACACCTTCCTGAGCATCGAGTAG
- the LOC132317302 gene encoding inositol 1,4,5-trisphosphate receptor-interacting protein-like 1 gives MAVAIFLALIVQSLLQYPQMQWQFWAIAGVLVLLFGLCWWLRKGSRQPASSRKEGSSRKKAHNKEQAVKPSVALHVGRVLSSRLLDLPESFVMVEELVDELLRICRKLSRNTFMPQLKPAIGVGSALESWSPHKHDAVFCLLVPLKPPRGHTFHLELGTMEEMPARHASLRVELECTCTREQLVEDMLCFLHHPEEELRRNQGASLLDTLCTGPYLDMEKTTLWFQILVKAAWVALPLSQHCRLTVLPSRRSGKLRLTNTDDITLLIEVMFGVQQDGSDTFLSIE, from the exons aTGGCTGTCGCAATATTCCTCGCACTCATTGTGCAAAGCCTCCTCCAGTACCCGCAGATG cagtggcaatTCTGGGCCATTGCTggagtcctggtcctgctctttgGGCTCTGCTGGTGGCTCAGGAAAGGGAGCcgtcagccagccagcagccgcAAGGAGGGCAGCTCCAGAAAGAAGGCACATAATAAGGAGCAGGCAGTAAAACCCAGTGTTGCACTGCATGTGGGCAGAGTTTTGTCCAGTCGCCTCCTGGACCTGCCAGAATCGTTCGTGatggtggaggagctggtggatgaaCTTCTCCGCATCTGCCGAAAGCTTTCCAGGAATACTTTCATGCCGCAACTGAAGCCAGCCATTGGGGTGGGCAGTGCCTTAGAAAGTTGGAGTCCTCATAAGCATGatgctgtcttctgcctgcttgTGCCCCTGAAGCCCCCCCGTGGGCACACCTTCCACCTGGAACTGGGCACCATGGAGGAGATGCCAGCGAGGCATGCCAGTCTCCGCGTGGAGCTCGAGTGCACCTGCACGAgggagcagctggtggaggacatgctgtgcttcctccaccaccccgaggaggagctgaggaggaaTCAGGGCGCCAGCCTCCTAGACACCCTCTGCACCGGCCCCTACCTAGACATGGAGAAAACCACCCTCTGGTTCCAGATATTGGTAAAAGCAGCCTGGGTGGCTTTGCCTCTGTCGCAACACTGCCGTCTAACAGTGCTACCTTCCAGGCGCTCAGGCAAGCTCCGGCTGACAAACACTGACGATATTACCCTCCTGATTGAGGTGATGTTTGGGGTGCAGCAAGATGGCTCAGACACCTTCCTGAGCATCGAGTAG